Proteins encoded in a region of the Oncorhynchus gorbuscha isolate QuinsamMale2020 ecotype Even-year linkage group LG16, OgorEven_v1.0, whole genome shotgun sequence genome:
- the LOC123999947 gene encoding tetraspanin-1-like codes for MGCFGFLKVMMFVFNGIIFLAGAAILGVGIWVKVDSGSILGLLKGIKDAPAELNQILNVGYLLIAVGAVLLVIGFLGCCGAMKESRCMLLLFFVIVLVVFIAEVAGAVVILVFKPLAGELIEKLGTKVVQNIKKDYGENVDVTALWNATMDTLKCCGFYNYTDFTGSPFEIRTHLYPQQCCHGAVFSSCNDTSATITGCFPKFKQLIDENTIAIVAVALGIAALEIMAMVVSMTLYCIIGSKSD; via the exons ATGGGTTGCTTCGGATTTCTCAAAGTCATGATGTTTGTCTTTAATGGCATCATCTTT TTGGCGGGCGCTGCCATCCTGGGCGTGGGGATCTGGGTGAAGGTGGACAGCGGCTCGATCCTGGGGCTCCTCAAGGGGATAAAAGATGCTCCAGCGGAGTTGAACCAGATTCTAAACGTGGGCTACCTGTTGATTGCTGTGGGGGCAGTGCTGCTGGTCATAGGTTTCCTGGGCTGCTGTGGCGCCATGAAGGAGAGCAGGTGTATGCTGCTCCTG TTCTTTGTGATTGTGTTGGTGGTGTTCATTGCAGAGGTGGCTGGAGCAGTGGTTATCCTGGTGTTTAAACCCTTG GCAGGTGAGTTGATTGAGAAACTGGGCACCAAAGTGGTTCAGAACATTAAGAAGGACTATGGAGAAAATGTAGACGTCACCGCTCTCTGGAATGCTACTATGGATACG CTAAAGTGCTGTGGATTCTACAACTATACAGACTTCACTGGCTCTCCATTTGAAATACGCACCCATCTCTATCCTCAACAGTGCTGCCACGGTGCAGTTTTCAGCTCCTGTAATGACACAAGTGCT ACGATCACTGGCTGCTTCCCAAAGTTTAAGCAGCTGATTGATGAAAACACTATTGCCATTGTGGCAGTGGCATTGGGAATCGCTGCCCTTGAG ATAATGGCGATGGTTGTCTCCATGACTTTGTACTGCATAATAGGCTCAAAGAGTGACTGA
- the LOC124000348 gene encoding tetraspanin-16-like, whose amino-acid sequence MTPVGQADTDSWQQVGLNSSRPKSSGPIKKGRTCKMARHDKLYTWMRYLMLLLCVILVISGFVLLGLGAWIRYGAATFVDVLGPYSSQLIYISYICIGMGSVLSFTGLIGCCGAWKENRFFIMLFFFIVTMLFVAEVIGTIFVLTYRNLVSLVVRDASKNSLMTVYMGPAATDPISTAWNTVMVKFKCCGFENSTVDFKGSVFSTTTGLNYPKTCCVNKTLADCDGITITPSLIQPQSCFGKVITVIREQSVILGSAAGCICMMELSSMILAMVLFVKLGLMRHPW is encoded by the exons ATGACACCTGTTGgccaggcagacacagacagttGGCAGCAAGTAGGCCTTAATAGCAGTAGGCCTAAATCGTCTGGACCTATTAAAA AAGGTCGAACTTGCAAAATGGCTAGACATGACAAACTGTACACATGGATGCGGTATTTGATGTTGCTGCTTTGTGTGATACTTGTT aTAAGTGGCTTTGTGCTGCTGGGACTTGGCGCATGGATTAGATATGGAGCAGCTACATTTGTGGATGTCCTGGGCCCCTACTCGTCTCAGCTCATCTACATCAGCTACATCTGTATTGGTATGGGCTCAGTGCTGTCTTTCACGGGTCTCATCGGCTGCTGTGGGGCTTGGAAAGAGAACCGCTTCTTTATCATGCTG TTTTTCTTCATCGTGACAATGCTATTTGTTGCTGAAGTCATTGGGACTATTTTTGTCTTGACGTACCGGAATCTG GTTAGCTTAGTGGTACGTGATGCAAGCAAGAATTCCCTGATGACTGTCTATATGGGCCCAGCGGCAACAGACCCAATCTCAACAGCATGGAACACAGTCATGGTCAAG TTCAAATGCTGTGGTTTTGAGAACTCGACTGTAGATTTCAAGGGCTCTGTGTTCAGTACAACCACGGGTTTGAACTACCCTAAGACTTGCTGCGTGAACAAGACCCTTGCAGACTGTGACGGTATCACCATCACTCCAAGTCTGATCCAACCACAG AGCTGCTTTGGTAAGGTCATCACAGTGATCAGAGAGCAGAGTGTCATCCTGGGATCAGCAGCTGGCTGCATATGTATGATGGAG TTATCCTCCATGATCCTTGCAATGGTTTTGTTTGTGAAGTTGGGGCTCATGAGGCATCCATGGTGA
- the LOC123999593 gene encoding tetratricopeptide repeat protein 39A-like isoform X1 — MSNGKDAPAAANVCACSSSQMTLQVCLEECMEALDLFLNNHFSESLDKLRPRAKESMYHALIYATVLEMQAMMTFQQDDIVNAGNTMKSAQEVCQRFRRKSPSNISKSPGEHLTEEQLQALHADACYAECLLQRAALTFLQDENMVSFIKGGIKVRNSYLIYKELHTFIQSNSSLQGPNHIHLEGGVSFGIGAFNLTLSMFPPRLLKVLEFAGFSGDKEYGLSQLNDGATTNNLRSMLCALLLLCYYTFLTFILGTGEGDVADAEELLKPFRLRYPQGAIFLFFAGRAEAIKGNIDEAVVLFEDGCKAQQQWKQFHHMCYWELMWCFTYKCVWRMAYFYADLLSNESRWSKAMYVYMKAAYLSMLAPGEARPFGEDEVDLFRQVSTFKQKIAGKSPPTEKFAIRKARRYKASCPVRLPVPVLEMMYMWNGFSMISKRPELTEGMLQTLVEAERILLESPANEYSMDDRCVIHLLKGLCLKNQGHIRAAEECFNKVYNSEKKIKFDHYLVPNALLELSVVYIDTGRKEEAIKLLVKAKTNYKEYSMESRTQFRIHAALSKLKADTSDQDEITPL; from the exons ATGTCCAATGGGAAAGATGCACCTGCGGCAGCGAA tgtgtgtgcgtgcagctCCTCACAGATGACCCTGCAGGTGTGCCTTGAGGAGTGTATGGAGGCCCTGGACCTCTTCCTCAACAACCACTTCAGTGAGAGCCTGGACAAACTGCGGCCACG GGCGAAGGAGAGCATGTACCATGCTCTGATCTACGCTACTGTGCTGGAGATGCAGGCTATGATGACCTTCCAGCAGGATGACATCGTCAACGCAGGCAACACCATGAAGAGTGCCCAGGAGGTCTGCCAGAG GTTTCGACGAAAGTCCCCTAGTAATATCAGTAAATCACCTGGAGAGCATCTAACTGAAG AGCAGCTCCAAGCTCTCCATGCTGATGCGTGTTATGCTGAATGCTTGCTCCAAAGGGCTGCTCTCACCTTCCTACAG GATGAGAACATGGTGAGTTTTATCAAAGGAGGAATCAAAGTACGCAACAGTTACCTGATTTACAA GGAGCTGCACACCTTCATACAGTCAAACAGCTCTCTCCAAGGACCCAACCACATTCATTTAGAGGGAGGGGTGTCTTTTGGGATCGGAGCATTCAACTTG ACTCTTTCCATGTTTCCACCTCGGTTACTCAAAGTTTTAGAGTTTGCTGGCTTCTCTGGAGACAAG GAGTATGGTCTGTCCCAGCTGAATGATGGTGCCACTACAAACAACCTGCGGTCCATGCTGTGTGCCCTGCTGTTGCTCTGTTACTACACCTTCCTCACCTTCATACTCG GGACCGGTGAGGGGGACGTGGCTGATGCTGAGGAGCTGCTGAAGCCTTTCCGGCTCCGCTACCCACAG GGGGCCATATTTCTCTTCTTTGCAGGCAGGGCTGAGGCAATCAAGGGGAACATTGATGAG GCGGTGGTGCTGTTTGAGGATGGCTGCAAAGCTCAGCAGCAGTGGAAGCAGTTCCACCACATGTGCTACTGGGAGCTGATGTGGTGCTTCACCTACAAGTGCGTGTGGAGGATGGCCTACTTCTACGCTGACCTACTGAGCAATGAGAGTCGCTGGTCCAAG GCCATGTATGTGTACATGAAGGCTGCTTACCTGAGCATGCTTGCTCCGGGGGAGGCTAGGCCTTTTGGGGAAGATGAGGTGGACCTCTTCAG ACAGGTGTCCACCTTCAAGCAAAAGATAGCAGGGAAGTCTCCACCCACAGAGAAGTTTGCCATTCGCAAGGCTAGACGTTACAAAGCTAGCTGCCCAGTGAGGCTCCCAGTACCTGTGCTG GAGATGATGTACATGTGGAACGGCTTTTCCATGATCAGCAAGCGGCCGGAGCTGACCGAGGGCATGCTGCAGACACTGGTGGAGGCAGAGCGCATCCTACTGGAATCTCCCG CGAATGAGTATTCAATGGATGACCGCTGTGTGATCCACCTACTGAAGGGGCTGTGTCTGAAGAACCAGGGACACATTCGGGCTGCAGAGGAATGCTTCAACAAGGTGTACAACAG TGAGAAGAAGATCAAGTTTGACCATTACCTGGTGCCCAACGCTCTGCTGGAGCTCAGTGTGGTCTACATAGACACGGGCCGCAAGGAGGAGGCCATCAAACTACTGGTGAAAGCCAA AACTAACTACAAGGAGTACTCCATGGAGTCACGCACCCAGTTCAGGATCCATGCTGCTCTCTCCAAACTCAAGGCTGACACTAGTGACCAAGATGAAATCACACCACTGTAG
- the LOC123999593 gene encoding tetratricopeptide repeat protein 39A-like isoform X4, translating into MSNGKDAPAAANVCACSSSQMTLQVCLEECMEALDLFLNNHFSESLDKLRPRAKESMYHALIYATVLEMQAMMTFQQDDIVNAGNTMKSAQEVCQRFRRKSPSNISKSPGEHLTEEQLQALHADACYAECLLQRAALTFLQDENMVSFIKGGIKVRNSYLIYKELHTFIQSNSSLQGPNHIHLEGGVSFGIGAFNLTLSMFPPRLLKVLEFAGFSGDKEYGLSQLNDGATTNNLRSMLCALLLLCYYTFLTFILGTGEGDVADAEELLKPFRLRYPQGAIFLFFAGRAEAIKGNIDEAVVLFEDGCKAQQQWKQFHHMCYWELMWCFTYKCVWRMAYFYADLLSNESRWSKAMYVYMKAAYLSMLAPGEARPFGEDEVDLFRQVSTFKQKIAGKSPPTEKFAIRKARRYKASCPVRLPVPVLEMMYMWNGFSMISKRPELTEGMLQTLVEAERILLESPGAVSEEPGTHSGCRGMLQQGVQQ; encoded by the exons ATGTCCAATGGGAAAGATGCACCTGCGGCAGCGAA tgtgtgtgcgtgcagctCCTCACAGATGACCCTGCAGGTGTGCCTTGAGGAGTGTATGGAGGCCCTGGACCTCTTCCTCAACAACCACTTCAGTGAGAGCCTGGACAAACTGCGGCCACG GGCGAAGGAGAGCATGTACCATGCTCTGATCTACGCTACTGTGCTGGAGATGCAGGCTATGATGACCTTCCAGCAGGATGACATCGTCAACGCAGGCAACACCATGAAGAGTGCCCAGGAGGTCTGCCAGAG GTTTCGACGAAAGTCCCCTAGTAATATCAGTAAATCACCTGGAGAGCATCTAACTGAAG AGCAGCTCCAAGCTCTCCATGCTGATGCGTGTTATGCTGAATGCTTGCTCCAAAGGGCTGCTCTCACCTTCCTACAG GATGAGAACATGGTGAGTTTTATCAAAGGAGGAATCAAAGTACGCAACAGTTACCTGATTTACAA GGAGCTGCACACCTTCATACAGTCAAACAGCTCTCTCCAAGGACCCAACCACATTCATTTAGAGGGAGGGGTGTCTTTTGGGATCGGAGCATTCAACTTG ACTCTTTCCATGTTTCCACCTCGGTTACTCAAAGTTTTAGAGTTTGCTGGCTTCTCTGGAGACAAG GAGTATGGTCTGTCCCAGCTGAATGATGGTGCCACTACAAACAACCTGCGGTCCATGCTGTGTGCCCTGCTGTTGCTCTGTTACTACACCTTCCTCACCTTCATACTCG GGACCGGTGAGGGGGACGTGGCTGATGCTGAGGAGCTGCTGAAGCCTTTCCGGCTCCGCTACCCACAG GGGGCCATATTTCTCTTCTTTGCAGGCAGGGCTGAGGCAATCAAGGGGAACATTGATGAG GCGGTGGTGCTGTTTGAGGATGGCTGCAAAGCTCAGCAGCAGTGGAAGCAGTTCCACCACATGTGCTACTGGGAGCTGATGTGGTGCTTCACCTACAAGTGCGTGTGGAGGATGGCCTACTTCTACGCTGACCTACTGAGCAATGAGAGTCGCTGGTCCAAG GCCATGTATGTGTACATGAAGGCTGCTTACCTGAGCATGCTTGCTCCGGGGGAGGCTAGGCCTTTTGGGGAAGATGAGGTGGACCTCTTCAG ACAGGTGTCCACCTTCAAGCAAAAGATAGCAGGGAAGTCTCCACCCACAGAGAAGTTTGCCATTCGCAAGGCTAGACGTTACAAAGCTAGCTGCCCAGTGAGGCTCCCAGTACCTGTGCTG GAGATGATGTACATGTGGAACGGCTTTTCCATGATCAGCAAGCGGCCGGAGCTGACCGAGGGCATGCTGCAGACACTGGTGGAGGCAGAGCGCATCCTACTGGAATCTCCCG GGGCTGTGTCTGAAGAACCAGGGACACATTCGGGCTGCAGAGGAATGCTTCAACAAGGTGTACAACAG TGA
- the LOC123999593 gene encoding tetratricopeptide repeat protein 39A-like isoform X2, which produces MSNGKDAPAAANSSQMTLQVCLEECMEALDLFLNNHFSESLDKLRPRAKESMYHALIYATVLEMQAMMTFQQDDIVNAGNTMKSAQEVCQRFRRKSPSNISKSPGEHLTEEQLQALHADACYAECLLQRAALTFLQDENMVSFIKGGIKVRNSYLIYKELHTFIQSNSSLQGPNHIHLEGGVSFGIGAFNLTLSMFPPRLLKVLEFAGFSGDKEYGLSQLNDGATTNNLRSMLCALLLLCYYTFLTFILGTGEGDVADAEELLKPFRLRYPQGAIFLFFAGRAEAIKGNIDEAVVLFEDGCKAQQQWKQFHHMCYWELMWCFTYKCVWRMAYFYADLLSNESRWSKAMYVYMKAAYLSMLAPGEARPFGEDEVDLFRQVSTFKQKIAGKSPPTEKFAIRKARRYKASCPVRLPVPVLEMMYMWNGFSMISKRPELTEGMLQTLVEAERILLESPANEYSMDDRCVIHLLKGLCLKNQGHIRAAEECFNKVYNSEKKIKFDHYLVPNALLELSVVYIDTGRKEEAIKLLVKAKTNYKEYSMESRTQFRIHAALSKLKADTSDQDEITPL; this is translated from the exons ATGTCCAATGGGAAAGATGCACCTGCGGCAGCGAA ctCCTCACAGATGACCCTGCAGGTGTGCCTTGAGGAGTGTATGGAGGCCCTGGACCTCTTCCTCAACAACCACTTCAGTGAGAGCCTGGACAAACTGCGGCCACG GGCGAAGGAGAGCATGTACCATGCTCTGATCTACGCTACTGTGCTGGAGATGCAGGCTATGATGACCTTCCAGCAGGATGACATCGTCAACGCAGGCAACACCATGAAGAGTGCCCAGGAGGTCTGCCAGAG GTTTCGACGAAAGTCCCCTAGTAATATCAGTAAATCACCTGGAGAGCATCTAACTGAAG AGCAGCTCCAAGCTCTCCATGCTGATGCGTGTTATGCTGAATGCTTGCTCCAAAGGGCTGCTCTCACCTTCCTACAG GATGAGAACATGGTGAGTTTTATCAAAGGAGGAATCAAAGTACGCAACAGTTACCTGATTTACAA GGAGCTGCACACCTTCATACAGTCAAACAGCTCTCTCCAAGGACCCAACCACATTCATTTAGAGGGAGGGGTGTCTTTTGGGATCGGAGCATTCAACTTG ACTCTTTCCATGTTTCCACCTCGGTTACTCAAAGTTTTAGAGTTTGCTGGCTTCTCTGGAGACAAG GAGTATGGTCTGTCCCAGCTGAATGATGGTGCCACTACAAACAACCTGCGGTCCATGCTGTGTGCCCTGCTGTTGCTCTGTTACTACACCTTCCTCACCTTCATACTCG GGACCGGTGAGGGGGACGTGGCTGATGCTGAGGAGCTGCTGAAGCCTTTCCGGCTCCGCTACCCACAG GGGGCCATATTTCTCTTCTTTGCAGGCAGGGCTGAGGCAATCAAGGGGAACATTGATGAG GCGGTGGTGCTGTTTGAGGATGGCTGCAAAGCTCAGCAGCAGTGGAAGCAGTTCCACCACATGTGCTACTGGGAGCTGATGTGGTGCTTCACCTACAAGTGCGTGTGGAGGATGGCCTACTTCTACGCTGACCTACTGAGCAATGAGAGTCGCTGGTCCAAG GCCATGTATGTGTACATGAAGGCTGCTTACCTGAGCATGCTTGCTCCGGGGGAGGCTAGGCCTTTTGGGGAAGATGAGGTGGACCTCTTCAG ACAGGTGTCCACCTTCAAGCAAAAGATAGCAGGGAAGTCTCCACCCACAGAGAAGTTTGCCATTCGCAAGGCTAGACGTTACAAAGCTAGCTGCCCAGTGAGGCTCCCAGTACCTGTGCTG GAGATGATGTACATGTGGAACGGCTTTTCCATGATCAGCAAGCGGCCGGAGCTGACCGAGGGCATGCTGCAGACACTGGTGGAGGCAGAGCGCATCCTACTGGAATCTCCCG CGAATGAGTATTCAATGGATGACCGCTGTGTGATCCACCTACTGAAGGGGCTGTGTCTGAAGAACCAGGGACACATTCGGGCTGCAGAGGAATGCTTCAACAAGGTGTACAACAG TGAGAAGAAGATCAAGTTTGACCATTACCTGGTGCCCAACGCTCTGCTGGAGCTCAGTGTGGTCTACATAGACACGGGCCGCAAGGAGGAGGCCATCAAACTACTGGTGAAAGCCAA AACTAACTACAAGGAGTACTCCATGGAGTCACGCACCCAGTTCAGGATCCATGCTGCTCTCTCCAAACTCAAGGCTGACACTAGTGACCAAGATGAAATCACACCACTGTAG
- the LOC123999593 gene encoding tetratricopeptide repeat protein 39A-like isoform X3 — protein MYHALIYATVLEMQAMMTFQQDDIVNAGNTMKSAQEVCQRFRRKSPSNISKSPGEHLTEEQLQALHADACYAECLLQRAALTFLQDENMVSFIKGGIKVRNSYLIYKELHTFIQSNSSLQGPNHIHLEGGVSFGIGAFNLTLSMFPPRLLKVLEFAGFSGDKEYGLSQLNDGATTNNLRSMLCALLLLCYYTFLTFILGTGEGDVADAEELLKPFRLRYPQGAIFLFFAGRAEAIKGNIDEAVVLFEDGCKAQQQWKQFHHMCYWELMWCFTYKCVWRMAYFYADLLSNESRWSKAMYVYMKAAYLSMLAPGEARPFGEDEVDLFRQVSTFKQKIAGKSPPTEKFAIRKARRYKASCPVRLPVPVLEMMYMWNGFSMISKRPELTEGMLQTLVEAERILLESPANEYSMDDRCVIHLLKGLCLKNQGHIRAAEECFNKVYNSEKKIKFDHYLVPNALLELSVVYIDTGRKEEAIKLLVKAKTNYKEYSMESRTQFRIHAALSKLKADTSDQDEITPL, from the exons ATGTACCATGCTCTGATCTACGCTACTGTGCTGGAGATGCAGGCTATGATGACCTTCCAGCAGGATGACATCGTCAACGCAGGCAACACCATGAAGAGTGCCCAGGAGGTCTGCCAGAG GTTTCGACGAAAGTCCCCTAGTAATATCAGTAAATCACCTGGAGAGCATCTAACTGAAG AGCAGCTCCAAGCTCTCCATGCTGATGCGTGTTATGCTGAATGCTTGCTCCAAAGGGCTGCTCTCACCTTCCTACAG GATGAGAACATGGTGAGTTTTATCAAAGGAGGAATCAAAGTACGCAACAGTTACCTGATTTACAA GGAGCTGCACACCTTCATACAGTCAAACAGCTCTCTCCAAGGACCCAACCACATTCATTTAGAGGGAGGGGTGTCTTTTGGGATCGGAGCATTCAACTTG ACTCTTTCCATGTTTCCACCTCGGTTACTCAAAGTTTTAGAGTTTGCTGGCTTCTCTGGAGACAAG GAGTATGGTCTGTCCCAGCTGAATGATGGTGCCACTACAAACAACCTGCGGTCCATGCTGTGTGCCCTGCTGTTGCTCTGTTACTACACCTTCCTCACCTTCATACTCG GGACCGGTGAGGGGGACGTGGCTGATGCTGAGGAGCTGCTGAAGCCTTTCCGGCTCCGCTACCCACAG GGGGCCATATTTCTCTTCTTTGCAGGCAGGGCTGAGGCAATCAAGGGGAACATTGATGAG GCGGTGGTGCTGTTTGAGGATGGCTGCAAAGCTCAGCAGCAGTGGAAGCAGTTCCACCACATGTGCTACTGGGAGCTGATGTGGTGCTTCACCTACAAGTGCGTGTGGAGGATGGCCTACTTCTACGCTGACCTACTGAGCAATGAGAGTCGCTGGTCCAAG GCCATGTATGTGTACATGAAGGCTGCTTACCTGAGCATGCTTGCTCCGGGGGAGGCTAGGCCTTTTGGGGAAGATGAGGTGGACCTCTTCAG ACAGGTGTCCACCTTCAAGCAAAAGATAGCAGGGAAGTCTCCACCCACAGAGAAGTTTGCCATTCGCAAGGCTAGACGTTACAAAGCTAGCTGCCCAGTGAGGCTCCCAGTACCTGTGCTG GAGATGATGTACATGTGGAACGGCTTTTCCATGATCAGCAAGCGGCCGGAGCTGACCGAGGGCATGCTGCAGACACTGGTGGAGGCAGAGCGCATCCTACTGGAATCTCCCG CGAATGAGTATTCAATGGATGACCGCTGTGTGATCCACCTACTGAAGGGGCTGTGTCTGAAGAACCAGGGACACATTCGGGCTGCAGAGGAATGCTTCAACAAGGTGTACAACAG TGAGAAGAAGATCAAGTTTGACCATTACCTGGTGCCCAACGCTCTGCTGGAGCTCAGTGTGGTCTACATAGACACGGGCCGCAAGGAGGAGGCCATCAAACTACTGGTGAAAGCCAA AACTAACTACAAGGAGTACTCCATGGAGTCACGCACCCAGTTCAGGATCCATGCTGCTCTCTCCAAACTCAAGGCTGACACTAGTGACCAAGATGAAATCACACCACTGTAG
- the LOC123999594 gene encoding growth arrest and DNA damage-inducible proteins-interacting protein 1-like: MATSMLCRRTAIFSWAIRMVSPLKLYNPASSHCGLLHQIANYNPKPLKLNLKDSYIPDRESEKTPEWQKTAKYDRKLFGRYGSSSGIDPAKLWPSHAQLEEMIAEEREWNPPLQVMLKNVEAKTKEANAKRLAREKLVAANMAKMPKMVADWRKEKREAKQKLKDEKARRERLLAEARERFGYAMDPRSPKFLEMVSEIEKEKKKRKLMKRRLKEEQTHVPPAASSADSSS, from the exons ATGGCGACCTCCATGCTGTGCAGGAGGACAGCAATATTTAGCTGGGCTATTCGAATGGTTTCACCCTTAAAATTGTATAATCCTGCCAGCTCACACTGCGGGCTTCTACATCAGATAGCAAATTATAACCCTAAACCACTGAAATTAAATTTGAAAGATTCATACATACCAGATAGGGAAAGCGAGAAAACTCCGGAATGGCAGAAGACAGCGAAGTATGACCGCAAGCTATTCGGGCGGTATGGCTCTTCGTCGGGAATCGACCCTGCAAAGCTGTGGCCCAGCCATGCCCAGCTCGAGGAGAtgatagcagaggagagggaatggAACCCTCCGCTCCAGGTGATGCTGAAGAACGTCGAGGCGAAAACGAAGGAAGCCAATGCGAAACGTCTCGCGAG AGAGAAACTGGTTGCAGCCAATATGGCCAAGATGCCTAAGATGGTGGCTGACTGGAGGAAGGAAAAACGTGAGGCGAAACAGAAGTTGAAAGATGAGAAGGCGCGTCGTGAAAGGCTGCTAGCCGAGGCCAGAGAACGCTTTGGCTATGCTATGGACCCCCGAAGCCCCAAGTTCCTGGAGATGGTCAGTGAAAtcgaaaaggagaagaagaaaaggaAGCTGATGAAACGTAGACTAAAAGAAGAACAGACCCACGTCCCTCCTGCTGCTTCCTCGGCTGATTCCTCATCTTAA